The window CCACTGCTCGACCTCGCTCTCGTCACGGTAGGCGTCCGGGTCGTCGGCCGTCGTGTGCGCGCCGTAGCGGTAGCAGATGGTCTCGACCAGCGTCGGGCGCGGGCGCCACTCCTCGCGTCCCGGCCCTCGGGCGGCGGTCGCGGCGGCCTCGGTCACGGCGTACACCGCGAGCGGGTCCATCCCGTCCACGCGGACGCCGTCGATGCCGTACGCGCTGGCCTTGCCGGCGTAGGTGTCGCTGGCCGTCTGCTCGCTCGCGGGCGTGGAGATGGCCCAGCCGTTGTTGTGACAGAAGAAGAGCGCGGGCGCGTCGAACACGCCGGCGAAGTTGACGCCCTCGTGGAAGTCCCCCTCCGAGGTCGCGCCGTCGCCGAAGTGGCAGGCGACGACCTCGTCACTCCCCGAGAGCTGGGCGGCCCACGCGTAGCCCGTCGCGTGCGGGATGTGGCCCGCGATGGAGATGTTGAGCGGGAAGACGTTCACGTCGGCCAGCGCGGCGTTCCCGGCTTCGTGGCCCATCCAGTAGCGGACGTAGCCCGGCGTGAATCCGCGGGAGGCGACGGCGCCGTGCTCGCGGTACTGGTAGGAGATGGTGTCCGAATCCCGGAGCGCGTGCGTGGACCCGACCTGCGTGGCCTCCTGGCCAGCCGCCGGGGCGAACGTCCCGACGCGCCCCTGGCGCTGGAGGCTCACCATCCGTTCGTCGAAGTGCCGGACCAGCCGCATGTCCCGGTAGAGGCCGAGCAGTTCGTCGTCGCTGATCGCGGGCAGCAGGTCCGGTGCGACGACCTCGCCGTCCTCGTCGAGCACCTGCACCGTGTCGGTCACGTCGCGGTCCAGCAGCGCGTCGACGCGGTCGCGGTCCATCGGTCAGACCTCCCCCCGCGAGGGGTCGTTATCCCGCGGATGCCGGACGATGTGGACATCGTAGCGTGGGTCTCCGGAGACGGAGGAGCCGACGCTGGTCAGCGGCCGCGAGACGCGGCCGGCGTTCTCGGACCCGATGAAGAGGACGCTGACGTCCTCCTCGGCGGCCACCTCGCGGATCCGGCGCGTGATATCGGTCGTGACGTTCGCGAGCAGGTTCGACTCGTCGGACTCGAGCCGCTCCACGCGGAAGCGCGCGTCCGGAGCGACCTCGCGCGCCCGTGCCCGGAGGTCCGCTGCCACCGCCTCCGGGTCGTACGGTTCGTCCGCCCCGACCCAGCCGCGGGTCCGGGCGAACTCCTCGTCGTCCGGGAGCACCGACAGCACGACGACCTCCTCGTCGGCGAACAGCGAGAACTCCTCCGCCCGGGCCAGGGCTGCCGTCGCGAGCGACGACCCGTCGTACGGGACTAGCAGAACCATGTGGCTGTCCACTCCCGGCGCCAGTATAACTCCTTGTCCGAGAGCGGAACTCCAGCCCGGCGGTCGAGCCCGAACTGTTAGGGGAACACGTCCGGAACGACCGACCGTGCCCCACGACATCGACCGGGCCACCGGCAGGCGTTCGCCGTCACCAGCGAATCCGTTCCGATTCAACCTCAGGCGGGTCGTCGGCGGGGCCCGGCTCCTGCTGACGGAGGCCTCGCCGTGGCGACTCGCCTTCCAGCGCCGCATCGGCGACCTGAAGGCCGACCTCGTGGCAGAGGTGGCTGACTGGCCGGCCGTCGAGACGGCCCCACATCGGTACGGCGGCACGGAGTTCCTCGTCGGGGGCCGGGAGATCGGCCACGTCCACGACTGGGGACTGACCGACATCCCCTTCGTCCGGCCCGTGGGGGAGGCAGTCGTCACGTCCGGCATCGCGGCTCGCCACCACGTGCTTCCCGACTCGGGCTGGGCGACGACGTTCCTCGAGACGCCCGCGGACCGTGACCGTATCCGCGACCTGCTCTGGCTCTCGTGGTGCTGGCACGTCGCCAACTTCGACCCGACGGGTGCGAGCCTCGACCGTGCGTCCACCGAACGGGAGGTACGGGCGCTGTCGCTGGATGAATCAGTCACCGAGGTGTTCCTGTCGGCACTCGACTCGCGAGCCTGACGGTCTCCGGGTACGCCCGAGTCGCGGCACCAGTTTTGGGTCCCGAGTGGCACGTCAATCGCCATATCATGGTTGTTTTAATTATTCGAAAACTATCACTGTCATAATTGGTATAATATGTCTATTACACTCGAATCCTGTACGCTCTCCATACTTCCGACCGGGCAGACTCAAGTACCCTGACGACGACGTTCCGATACCCCGGAGTCGTCGTCCGCGTGTGAGGGCCGAATGGCCCGGGACGGCTCCCACCAGAGACCCCATGAGCGACTCCGAGAACACCCCGACCGACGACGGCAGAACCGAGAGTGCAGACACCCCCTCCGGTGCGGACCAGGCCACGGACCGCCCGTACGAGGACGGCACTCCCGAGAACCGTGCGGTCATCCTCGTCTCCGGCGGGATGGACTCGGCGACGGCGGTCTACGAGGCGATGGACCGGGGGTACGAGCCGTTCTTCCTGCACACCTCCTACGGCCAGCGCACCGAGGACCGGGAGTTCGCGTGTGCCCGTGAGCTGGCCGACACCGTCGGCGCGGAGTTCCTCCACGTCGAGACCGAGCATCTCGCGCGCATCGGCGCGTCCTCGCTCACCGACGAGGAGCTCGAGGTCGCGGACGCGGACCTGGACAGCGACGAGGTACCGACCTCGTACGTCCCGTTCCGCAACGCGAACCTGCTGTCGATGGCGGTCTCGTACGCCGAAGCGAACGGCTGTACGGCGGTGTTCATCGGTGCGCACGCCGAGGACTTCTCCGGCTATCCGGACTGCCGTCCGGAGTTCTTCGAGGCGTTCGAGCAGGTCGTCGACGTGGGGACGAAACCCGGGACCGACATCACCATCGAGGCCCCGTTCGTCGAGTGGTCGAAGACCGACATCGCCGAGCGCGGCCTCGAACTCGCGGTCCCCTACGAGCAGACGTGGTCGTGCTACCGCTCCGAGGAACCGGCGTGTGGTACCTGCGACGCCTGTGCGTTCCGGTTGCAGGCGTTCCAGCGCCTCGGCGTTCGCGACCCCATCGACTACGCGGAGCGTCCCGACTACACCTGATGTGGTGCCCGGAGCACACCGTCACGTTCTCGTCGGGGTCGCTGCCTCGGCAACCTTTTTGGTCGTGTCGGGCGCGCGACCGAGCATGACTGCCGACCCCGCCACGTCGGAGGGTGAGCGACGTGGGTGACACGTTCGCCTCCATCATGGAGAAGTTCGAGGACAGTCCCAGCCAGCAAGCCGTCGTCAGACTCCTCCTGGCGCGTGGCTTCTCGGTCAACGAGGACGGCCGTGTCGTCTCGGGCGGTATCGAGATTCCGAACACCGGCATCGCACGCGAGATCGGCGTCGACCGGCGCGTCGTCGACGCCACCACCGACGCCATCCTCGACGACCCCGAACTCGAGCCCATCTTCCGCAACATCACGGCCATCCCGTCGCTGATGGACCTCGCGCCCGTCCTGGATCTGACGGTGCTCACGGTGTCCGTCTCGGACCCGGAGGCGTCGGGCATCGTCGCCGCCGTCACGGGCATCCTCGCGGACCACGACATCTCCATCCGGCAGACCATCTCCGAGGACCCGGAGTTCACCAACGACCCCGTTCTGTATGTCATCACCGAGGGTGACCTCCCGGGCGCGGTCATCAACGAGGTCCGCGACCTCGAGTTCGTCCATCGCATCGAACTGGAGTAACAGCACGCCGGAGCCTCAAACGGTTCTTTGAGCCTCTAGGAGGCTTATGCCGTCCGTCCCACCAGTCCCGCGTATGCGACGACGAGCCCTCCTGGCCGG of the Haloglomus salinum genome contains:
- a CDS encoding thiamine pyrophosphate-dependent dehydrogenase E1 component subunit alpha: MDRDRVDALLDRDVTDTVQVLDEDGEVVAPDLLPAISDDELLGLYRDMRLVRHFDERMVSLQRQGRVGTFAPAAGQEATQVGSTHALRDSDTISYQYREHGAVASRGFTPGYVRYWMGHEAGNAALADVNVFPLNISIAGHIPHATGYAWAAQLSGSDEVVACHFGDGATSEGDFHEGVNFAGVFDAPALFFCHNNGWAISTPASEQTASDTYAGKASAYGIDGVRVDGMDPLAVYAVTEAAATAARGPGREEWRPRPTLVETICYRYGAHTTADDPDAYRDESEVEQWREKDPIDRMASYLRRTGRLDDERDDAIESEVAETVADAIDAAEEGAGDPMDLFRDAYAEPTPRVDESREYLEALIDRHGADALLREE
- a CDS encoding universal stress protein — protein: MVLLVPYDGSSLATAALARAEEFSLFADEEVVVLSVLPDDEEFARTRGWVGADEPYDPEAVAADLRARAREVAPDARFRVERLESDESNLLANVTTDITRRIREVAAEEDVSVLFIGSENAGRVSRPLTSVGSSVSGDPRYDVHIVRHPRDNDPSRGEV
- a CDS encoding luciferase family protein — its product is MPHDIDRATGRRSPSPANPFRFNLRRVVGGARLLLTEASPWRLAFQRRIGDLKADLVAEVADWPAVETAPHRYGGTEFLVGGREIGHVHDWGLTDIPFVRPVGEAVVTSGIAARHHVLPDSGWATTFLETPADRDRIRDLLWLSWCWHVANFDPTGASLDRASTEREVRALSLDESVTEVFLSALDSRA
- the queC gene encoding 7-cyano-7-deazaguanine synthase QueC, whose translation is MSDSENTPTDDGRTESADTPSGADQATDRPYEDGTPENRAVILVSGGMDSATAVYEAMDRGYEPFFLHTSYGQRTEDREFACARELADTVGAEFLHVETEHLARIGASSLTDEELEVADADLDSDEVPTSYVPFRNANLLSMAVSYAEANGCTAVFIGAHAEDFSGYPDCRPEFFEAFEQVVDVGTKPGTDITIEAPFVEWSKTDIAERGLELAVPYEQTWSCYRSEEPACGTCDACAFRLQAFQRLGVRDPIDYAERPDYT
- a CDS encoding amino acid-binding protein, which produces MEKFEDSPSQQAVVRLLLARGFSVNEDGRVVSGGIEIPNTGIAREIGVDRRVVDATTDAILDDPELEPIFRNITAIPSLMDLAPVLDLTVLTVSVSDPEASGIVAAVTGILADHDISIRQTISEDPEFTNDPVLYVITEGDLPGAVINEVRDLEFVHRIELE